From Saccharothrix espanaensis DSM 44229, the proteins below share one genomic window:
- the soxR gene encoding redox-sensitive transcriptional activator SoxR yields MLTIGQVAERSGVPHTALRFYEERGLIASERTAGNQRRYPRSVLRRLAFIRTAQRVGLSLEDVHDALATLPDNRTPTKTDWSRLSTTWQTELDARIDALIRLRDRLTSCIGCGCLSLRSCFLHNFEDEQASDGPGAPKLKPASEGGT; encoded by the coding sequence ATGTTGACCATCGGCCAGGTCGCCGAGCGGAGCGGCGTGCCGCACACCGCGCTGCGGTTCTACGAGGAACGGGGGTTGATCGCGTCCGAGCGCACCGCCGGCAACCAGCGCCGGTACCCCCGTTCGGTGCTGCGCCGACTGGCGTTCATCCGCACGGCGCAACGCGTGGGCCTCAGTTTGGAGGACGTGCACGACGCCCTCGCCACGCTGCCCGACAACCGGACGCCCACCAAGACCGACTGGAGCCGGCTCTCCACCACCTGGCAGACCGAGTTGGACGCCCGGATCGACGCCTTGATCCGGCTGCGCGACCGCCTCACGTCCTGCATCGGCTGCGGCTGCCTCTCACTGCGGAGCTGCTTCCTGCACAACTTCGAGGACGAACAAGCCTCCGACGGTCCCGGCGCGCCCAAGCTGAAGCCCGCCAGCGAGGGCGGCACCTGA